From the genome of Agrobacterium tumefaciens:
CATGAATTTTATTCAGGGTCGCTCTTCGTCGGACGGAAAATCCCTGACCCTCGATCTAGCCGGCCCCCAGGTCATAGAAGTTGGTCAGCCCCTGCCGCCGGATCGGGAATTGCTTGTCGGCATCCGGCCGGAGCATCTTGTCGTGGTTGCGGCGGATAAACCTGGAATTGATGTTCCCGTTGCCGCAATCGAGTCCACGGGTGCGATGACATATGTGACGACGGCAACAACGCCAGAGATCGTCGTGGTCATGAATGGCAGATCATCACTCGGTTCCGACAAGACCGTTAGGCTCACCTTCGAGCAACAGAACATCCACCTCTTCGACGCAAAAACAGAACAGCGAATTGACGTCGGCTAAACGCACTGTGCGATTTCTCGTGAAATGCAAAATGGCCGACGCGGAGAATATACGTGTCGGCCATTGGTTATGAGCGTTCAAAGTTGTTCGCGAGGGGGGTGCGGTCACGCCCCGGTCTCGTGGGGCGCAAACGTTCGTGCCTGCGCTAGGCTCTCTGATTTGCAGTGACGTAACCGCGGCTGCCATCCATGAGGACCCGGGTGTATGGATGTGTGACCGTCCCCTCAAGCAACTGACGTTTGGTTGCGACCTCAACAAAGCCGCCATCCTGCATGACTGCGACCCGGTCGCAAAGATGGGCAACGACGGCAAGGTCGTGGCTGACGAGGATATAGGTCAGGGCTTCACGTTCGCGCAGATCCTTGAGCAGATTGAGGATTTCTGCCTGAATGGAGACGTCGAGTGCCGAGGTCGGCTCATCGAGGAGCAGGATTCGAGGCTCTAGGATCAAGGCACGGGCGATGGCCACGCGCTGGCGCTGACCACCGGAAAGCTGATGCGGGTATCGGTAACGGAAATTCAGAGGAAGGCCTACATCACGAAGCGCCTTTTCAATTCGCTGCTGCCGCTGATCTTTGCCATGAATTTCGAGTGGTTCGAGCAACGTCCGACCGATGGTATGGCGGGGATGGATCGATCCGAAGGGATCCTGAAACACCATCTGCTGTTTGGCGAGCTGGTCACGCGAGCGCTGTTGGCCGATCGCTTCGCCGTCGATTTCAATGCGTCCGGTCCATTGTTTGTTGCGGCCGGCAAGAGCACCAAGAATGGTTGACTTGCCGCAGCCGCTTTCGCCGACAAGCCCAAAGGCCTCCCCCTTGGCGACGGAAAACGACACGTCGTTGACTACGCGGACTTGTTGGTGGCCCTTGCCGTAGGATACGGCCAGATGTTCGATGTTGATCATGGACATCAGTTGTTCTCCAGCCACGCCGGATCACGACGCAGCACTTCCAGTCGGTCGTGGGGATGATCAAGGCTCGGCAATGCATTGAGCAGTCCGCGTGTATAGGGGTGCTGAGCGTTATGCAGATCTTTTGCCGCAATGGTTTCGACGATACGCCCAGCATACATGATGAGGACCCGATCACAGAAACTGCGAACGAGATTGAGATCATGAGAGATGAAGATCAGGCCGATATTTCGCTCGATGACCAGTTCGTCGAGGATCGACAGAACCTGCTGACGCACCGTGACGTCGAGCGCGGATGTGGGTTCGTCGGCAATAATCAGTGACGGGGAGGCGATCAACATCATCGAGATCATGATGCGTTGGCCCATGCCGCCGGAAACCTCGTGCGGATAGAGATTATAGACCCGCTGCGGATCTCGGATACGAACACGTTCCAGCATGGCCAGGGTGCGTTCGCGGGCTTCCTTGCGGGACTTGCGTTCGTGGAGGATGACGGTTTCGGCAATCTGGTCGCCAATGGTCATGACCGGATTGAGCGAATATTTCGGGTCCTGCAGGATCATAGAGATACGCTTGCCGCGAATGGCCAGCATCTCTTTTTCCGTCGTCTTCAGAAGATCGACATCCTCGAACATCATGTGATCTGCAAGCACTCGCGCCTTGGGAGGCTGAAGACCCATTATGGCGCGGCCGGTGGTGCTCTTGCCCGAGCCGGACTCGCCGATAATGCCGACTTTTTCCCGCCCGACGTCGAATGAGACGTTGCGGACGGCGGTCACCGAGCCGGACAGGGTTGGGAATTCCACCGACATATTCTTCACGGACAGGATAAGATCAGAAGCGTTAGCCATTTCGGGGATCCAGAATGTCGCGCAGGCCATCGCCCAACAGGTTGAAAGCAAGGCTGACGGTCAAGATTGCGAGGCCCGGGATCGTCGTCAGCCACCAGGCATCGAGAAGATACTGACGGCCGGATGCTGCCATCGCCCCCCATTCGGCCATGGGCGGCTGTGCGCCGAGCCCGAGGAAGCCCAGACCTGCCGCTGTCAGAATGATGCTCGACATGTTGAGCGTCAGGCGAACGATGATCGACGGAGCGCAGAGCGGAACGATATGGCGAAACAGAATGCGCCACATGCCCGCTCCCTGCAGTTCTGCCGCGACAACGAAGTCAGCATTGCGGAACGTCAAGGTTTCGGCGCGCGCGAGACGCGCAATCGGTGGCCAGACGGTCAGGGCGATAGCAATAACTGCGTTCTCAATTCCCGGACCAAGACTGGCGGAGAAGGCCAGCGCCAAGACGAGACTGGGGAAGGAAAGGAAAATGTCGGTCACTCGCATCAGGACGACATCGACCCAACCACCGAGATAGCCGGCCGTGGCGCCAATGATGAAACCGATCGGTGCAACGACGACGGTGACGAGGATACTGATGTAGAGCGTCGTGCGTGAGCCATAGACCAAGCGCGAGAACACATCGCGACCGAACTCATCCGTTCCGAACCAGTGCTGGGCGGATATCGGTTTCAACGCAATTGCCAGATCCTGTGCATAGGGATCGTGTGTGGCAATAAGCGGTGCGAAGGCGGCCACGATCACGAGGCCGAGTACGACAAGAAAACCGCAGAATGCCAAAGGGTTGGCCAGAAGGTTCAGCCAGGCGACATAGACGCCGTGCAGTCTGGCCTGACGTGTTGAGGTGAAATCCTCATTTATGAGCCAGTTATGGAGGGTGGCAAGGGAGCCAGATTTTGTCATGGCGTTCACCGTGTTCTCGGATCGATGAAGCGATAAACAATGTCCGAAAGGAGATTGATCGCGATGGAAATGATGCCGATCAGCAGCACACTGCCGAGTACGGCATTCATGTCGGCAAAGAACAGCGCGGAAGTCAGATATTGACCGAGACCCGGCCAGGCGAACACCGTTTCGATCAACACCGTGCCATCAAGTAGGCCGCAATAGGCAAGCGCTACAACTGTCAGCAGTTGGACACGAATATTCCGAAAGGCGTGACGCCAGACGACCGAACGCTGACTGAGACCCTTTGCGCGCGCCGTAAGGACATACTCCTGGCGCAGCTGCTCAAGCATGAAGCTACGGCTCATGCGGCTGAGATAGGCCATGGCCGCATAGCCAAGGATCAGGGCAGGGGCGATGACGTGATGAAGCGCGCTCCAGAACACCTGCCATTCACCGGCGAGAATGGAGTCCAGCAGGATCGATCCGGTCGGCCCCTCGACCAACCCTTCATTGTAGATGTCGATACGCCCACCTCCCGGGATGAGGCCGAATTTCGCATAAAATACAAGGATGACGATGGTTCCGAGCCAGAAAATTGGTGTCGAATAGCCGAGCAGACCGACGAAACGGCCAAGATGGTCGACCCACGTTCCCTTACGAACTGCGGAAATGACCCCGAGCGGGACACCGAAACCTGCGCCAATCAAGGTTGCCAGAGTCGCGAGCTCGATGGTCGCCGGAAAGACACGGGCTAGATCGCTTGCAACCGGGTTTTTGGTGATGTGAGACTGTCCGAATTCCAGATGTACGACGTCGTTCAGATAGGCGCCGAACTGGACGTAGAGTGGCCGGTCCAGGCCCATTTCCTTGTAGACACGTTCGTATGTGGCCTGATCGGCCTGATCGCCAATGGCAGCGATAACAGGGTCCGCTGGAACAAGGCGGCCAATCGCGAAGGTGATAACCAGAAGGCCGAGCAGGGTTGTCAGGATGACGGCG
Proteins encoded in this window:
- a CDS encoding ABC transporter permease; translated protein: MTSSQATTVSSPDSSKLLSGLRKIATSIAVILTTLLGLLVITFAIGRLVPADPVIAAIGDQADQATYERVYKEMGLDRPLYVQFGAYLNDVVHLEFGQSHITKNPVASDLARVFPATIELATLATLIGAGFGVPLGVISAVRKGTWVDHLGRFVGLLGYSTPIFWLGTIVILVFYAKFGLIPGGGRIDIYNEGLVEGPTGSILLDSILAGEWQVFWSALHHVIAPALILGYAAMAYLSRMSRSFMLEQLRQEYVLTARAKGLSQRSVVWRHAFRNIRVQLLTVVALAYCGLLDGTVLIETVFAWPGLGQYLTSALFFADMNAVLGSVLLIGIISIAINLLSDIVYRFIDPRTR
- a CDS encoding ABC transporter ATP-binding protein, whose translation is MANASDLILSVKNMSVEFPTLSGSVTAVRNVSFDVGREKVGIIGESGSGKSTTGRAIMGLQPPKARVLADHMMFEDVDLLKTTEKEMLAIRGKRISMILQDPKYSLNPVMTIGDQIAETVILHERKSRKEARERTLAMLERVRIRDPQRVYNLYPHEVSGGMGQRIMISMMLIASPSLIIADEPTSALDVTVRQQVLSILDELVIERNIGLIFISHDLNLVRSFCDRVLIMYAGRIVETIAAKDLHNAQHPYTRGLLNALPSLDHPHDRLEVLRRDPAWLENN
- a CDS encoding ABC transporter permease — its product is MTKSGSLATLHNWLINEDFTSTRQARLHGVYVAWLNLLANPLAFCGFLVVLGLVIVAAFAPLIATHDPYAQDLAIALKPISAQHWFGTDEFGRDVFSRLVYGSRTTLYISILVTVVVAPIGFIIGATAGYLGGWVDVVLMRVTDIFLSFPSLVLALAFSASLGPGIENAVIAIALTVWPPIARLARAETLTFRNADFVVAAELQGAGMWRILFRHIVPLCAPSIIVRLTLNMSSIILTAAGLGFLGLGAQPPMAEWGAMAASGRQYLLDAWWLTTIPGLAILTVSLAFNLLGDGLRDILDPRNG
- a CDS encoding ABC transporter ATP-binding protein; translation: MSMINIEHLAVSYGKGHQQVRVVNDVSFSVAKGEAFGLVGESGCGKSTILGALAGRNKQWTGRIEIDGEAIGQQRSRDQLAKQQMVFQDPFGSIHPRHTIGRTLLEPLEIHGKDQRQQRIEKALRDVGLPLNFRYRYPHQLSGGQRQRVAIARALILEPRILLLDEPTSALDVSIQAEILNLLKDLREREALTYILVSHDLAVVAHLCDRVAVMQDGGFVEVATKRQLLEGTVTHPYTRVLMDGSRGYVTANQRA